Proteins encoded in a region of the Azospirillum thiophilum genome:
- the uraH gene encoding hydroxyisourate hydrolase — MGRLTTHVLDIAAGRPAPGLRIRLTSLDSGAVLGEFTTNADGRLDAPALQGDAFQPGRYELLFMAGEYFRRTGTISGDGPDFIDEVPLRFGVKDASQHYHVPLLVSPWAYSTYRGS, encoded by the coding sequence ATGGGCCGCCTGACCACCCACGTCCTCGACATCGCCGCCGGGCGCCCGGCGCCGGGCCTGCGCATCCGCCTGACCAGCCTCGACAGCGGCGCGGTTCTGGGCGAGTTCACCACCAACGCCGACGGCCGGCTCGACGCCCCGGCGCTCCAGGGCGACGCCTTCCAGCCCGGCCGCTACGAGCTGCTGTTCATGGCCGGCGAGTATTTCCGCCGCACCGGGACCATCTCCGGCGACGGCCCCGACTTCATCGACGAGGTGCCGCTGCGCTTCGGCGTCAAGGACGCCTCCCAGCATTACCATGTGCCGCTGCTGGTCTCGCCCTGGGCCTATTCGACCTATCGCGGCAGCTGA
- a CDS encoding Re/Si-specific NAD(P)(+) transhydrogenase subunit alpha produces MKIAIPRERRAGERRVAASPETVKKLKGLGLDVVVESGAGLGSSITDAAFEAAGAAIAADAASALADADIVLKVQRPLIAAEGGEDELALVRKGALLFAILNPYNSRDHVKAYADAGVNAFAMEFMPRITRAQVMDVLSSQANLAGYKAVVDAASEYGRAFPMMMTAAGTVPPARAFIMGVGVAGLQAIATAKRLGAIVSATDVRPAVKEQVQSLGGSFVAVENDEFKQAETAGGYAKEMSEDYKRQQAALVAEHIRKQDIVITTALIPGRKAPILVTAEHVASMKPGSVLIDLAVEQGGNVEGSTLGEVVTTANGVKIVGHANYASRIAESASLLYAKNLLALLTSLHAKETGVAVNWDDEIVKAIALTRDGAIVHPAFAAAREAQPA; encoded by the coding sequence ATGAAGATCGCGATCCCCAGGGAGCGCCGCGCGGGCGAGCGCCGCGTCGCCGCGTCTCCCGAAACCGTCAAGAAACTCAAGGGCCTCGGACTGGACGTGGTGGTTGAGAGCGGGGCCGGGCTCGGCTCCAGCATCACCGACGCCGCGTTCGAGGCGGCGGGCGCCGCCATCGCCGCCGATGCCGCCTCGGCGCTCGCCGATGCCGACATCGTGCTGAAGGTGCAGCGGCCGCTCATCGCTGCCGAGGGCGGCGAGGACGAACTGGCGCTGGTCCGCAAAGGCGCGCTGCTGTTCGCCATCCTCAATCCCTACAACAGCCGCGACCATGTGAAGGCCTATGCCGATGCCGGCGTGAACGCCTTCGCCATGGAGTTCATGCCGCGCATCACCCGCGCCCAGGTCATGGACGTGCTGTCCTCCCAGGCCAACCTCGCCGGCTACAAGGCCGTCGTCGATGCGGCCAGCGAGTATGGCCGCGCCTTCCCGATGATGATGACCGCCGCCGGCACCGTGCCGCCGGCCCGCGCCTTCATCATGGGCGTCGGCGTCGCCGGGCTGCAGGCCATCGCCACCGCCAAGCGGCTCGGCGCCATCGTCTCGGCGACCGACGTGCGCCCGGCGGTGAAGGAGCAGGTGCAGTCGCTGGGCGGCAGCTTCGTCGCGGTCGAGAACGACGAGTTCAAACAGGCCGAGACCGCCGGCGGCTACGCCAAGGAGATGTCCGAAGACTACAAGCGCCAGCAGGCGGCCTTGGTCGCCGAGCATATCAGGAAGCAGGACATCGTCATCACCACGGCGCTGATCCCAGGCCGCAAGGCGCCGATCCTGGTGACGGCGGAGCATGTGGCGTCGATGAAACCGGGTTCGGTCCTGATCGATCTCGCGGTCGAGCAGGGCGGCAACGTCGAGGGGTCGACGCTGGGCGAGGTGGTGACCACGGCCAACGGCGTGAAGATCGTCGGCCATGCCAACTACGCCAGCCGCATCGCCGAGAGCGCGTCGCTGCTCTACGCCAAGAACCTGCTGGCGCTGCTGACCTCGCTGCATGCCAAGGAGACGGGTGTGGCCGTCAATTGGGACGACGAGATCGTCAAGGCCATCGCGCTGACCCGCGACGGCGCCATCGTGCATCCCGCCTTCGCGGCCGCCCGCGAAGCGCAACCCGCGTGA
- the uraD gene encoding 2-oxo-4-hydroxy-4-carboxy-5-ureidoimidazoline decarboxylase, protein MPYSLDDLNRMDRAAFVAALGAVFEESPWVAEAAWERRPFADATALRAAMTGIVRDAGTERQRALILSHPDLADRASRPATLTAFSQTEQAKAGLDGLTDAEAQEQRDLNRAYRERFGFPFIMAVRFSSKQEILAAMRERVANEPDVEFGRALEEIYRIAGFRLDDLVVG, encoded by the coding sequence ATGCCCTACAGTCTGGACGATTTGAACCGCATGGACCGTGCCGCCTTCGTCGCGGCGCTGGGTGCGGTGTTCGAGGAAAGCCCCTGGGTGGCGGAAGCCGCCTGGGAGCGGCGACCCTTCGCCGATGCCACAGCATTGCGCGCCGCGATGACCGGCATCGTGCGCGATGCGGGAACGGAGCGGCAGCGCGCCCTGATCCTCTCCCACCCCGACCTTGCCGACCGTGCCAGCCGCCCGGCCACCCTCACCGCCTTCTCGCAGACCGAACAGGCGAAGGCCGGGCTCGACGGGTTGACCGACGCGGAGGCGCAGGAGCAGCGCGACCTGAACCGGGCCTATCGCGAGCGCTTCGGCTTTCCCTTCATCATGGCGGTCCGCTTCAGCAGCAAGCAGGAGATCCTGGCGGCGATGCGCGAGCGCGTGGCCAACGAGCCCGATGTGGAGTTCGGCCGGGCGCTGGAGGAGATCTACAGGATCGCCGGGTTCCGGCTGGACGATTTGGTTGTGGGATAG
- a CDS encoding NAD(P) transhydrogenase subunit alpha gives MEHPDPASSIAAFRQTLASLTDQVDALAVQVAQLSPVADVAGAAGGHGSFFVTGLTVLVLACFVGYYVVWRVTPALHSPLMAVTNAVSSVIIVGALVAAGPAGFGFSKVLGFLAVILASVNIFGGFLVTQRMLSMFKKKGK, from the coding sequence ATGGAACACCCGGATCCCGCAAGCAGCATCGCCGCTTTTCGTCAAACCTTGGCATCGCTGACCGATCAGGTCGACGCGCTGGCCGTGCAGGTGGCGCAGCTGTCGCCGGTCGCCGACGTCGCCGGGGCTGCCGGCGGCCATGGCAGCTTCTTCGTCACCGGCCTGACCGTGCTCGTGCTGGCCTGCTTCGTCGGCTACTACGTCGTCTGGCGCGTCACCCCGGCCCTGCATTCGCCGCTGATGGCCGTCACCAACGCGGTGTCGTCGGTCATCATCGTCGGCGCCCTGGTCGCCGCCGGCCCGGCCGGCTTCGGCTTTTCCAAGGTCCTGGGCTTCCTCGCCGTCATCCTGGCGTCCGTCAACATCTTCGGCGGCTTCCTGGTGACCCAGCGCATGCTCTCCATGTTCAAGAAGAAGGGCAAGTAA
- a CDS encoding LysR family transcriptional regulator, with amino-acid sequence MALLENMRIFVRVVELGSLSAAGRNLRMSPAMVSHRIQQLEAHLGVRLLNRTTRQLQATETGMEFYHSCLEVLEAVERAHSSIAAGSGVPSGSVRVTAPLGFGRRILAPLVPDFCAAHPLVEVRLRLSDHLLDLLREAVDVAVRMAALKDSSFVVRKIADMRRVLVASPAYLSERGRPDKPADLSGHNCLLLRFPGTQQYQWSVLDNGEAVKLPVSGRFDADDGDVLTGWALDGRGIVMKPLWEVAGHLASGALVPVLPDFPPEPVTLAVLYPHRALVPAKVKAFADHMVPRIRAALNDISPEAML; translated from the coding sequence ATGGCGTTGCTCGAGAACATGCGCATCTTCGTCCGCGTCGTCGAGCTGGGCAGCCTGTCGGCCGCCGGACGGAACCTGCGCATGTCGCCGGCCATGGTCAGCCACCGCATCCAGCAGTTGGAAGCCCATCTCGGCGTGCGGCTGCTGAACCGCACGACGCGGCAGTTGCAGGCGACCGAGACCGGCATGGAGTTCTACCACAGTTGCCTTGAGGTGCTGGAGGCGGTGGAGCGGGCGCACAGCAGCATCGCCGCCGGTTCCGGCGTGCCGTCGGGCAGCGTGCGGGTGACGGCGCCACTGGGATTCGGCCGCCGCATCCTGGCGCCGCTGGTGCCCGATTTCTGCGCCGCCCATCCACTGGTGGAGGTGCGGCTGCGGCTGTCCGACCATTTGCTCGACCTGCTGCGCGAGGCGGTGGATGTCGCGGTGCGGATGGCGGCGCTGAAGGATTCCAGCTTCGTCGTCCGCAAGATCGCCGACATGCGCCGCGTGCTGGTGGCGTCGCCCGCCTACCTGTCGGAGCGCGGCCGGCCGGACAAGCCGGCCGACCTGTCCGGGCACAATTGCCTGCTGCTGCGCTTTCCCGGCACCCAGCAATATCAATGGAGCGTGCTGGACAATGGTGAGGCGGTGAAGCTGCCGGTGTCCGGGCGCTTCGACGCCGATGACGGCGACGTGCTGACCGGCTGGGCGCTGGATGGCCGTGGCATCGTCATGAAACCGTTGTGGGAGGTGGCCGGGCATCTGGCGAGCGGCGCGCTGGTGCCGGTGTTGCCGGATTTCCCGCCGGAGCCGGTGACGCTGGCGGTGCTCTACCCGCACCGGGCGCTGGTGCCGGCCAAGGTAAAGGCCTTCGCCGACCATATGGTGCCCAGGATTCGCGCGGCGCTGAACGACATTTCCCCGGAAGCGATGCTTTGA
- a CDS encoding methyl-accepting chemotaxis protein has translation MFLFTTNSRHEKARLDALDRSQAVIEFTLDGLVVDANRNFLDAMGYSLAEIKGRPHSLFVDPEQAISTGYRQFWNELRAGRFQTGEFRRIGKDGKEVWIRATYNPILGFDGRPQGVVKFASVITEEKLKSADAEGKLAAIGRSQAMIEFALDGTVLSANDNFLSLMGYRLEEIRNRHHRIFVDPAEAAKPDYAAFWDGLRRGEFRSAQFRRQSKDGREVWIQATYAPILDPAGRPWKVVKFASDITGQHDRDADFRSQIEAIGRSQAVIQFKTDGTILDANANFLKAMQYELDEVVGRNHSLFVFPEYRETQEYRDFWDILRSGRFHSSLYRRRAKDGSDVWINASYNPVLSDDGQVQKVVKFATNVTPMIKARLEAIRFSKETVQQVTAVAEAIEQMCGSAGRISADILKSRDVVDDIDRRTAEADAATGRLNDAAAAMDGVAKFIDSIASQIKLLALNATIEAARAGEAGRGFAVVATEVKSLAEQTTSATERIAVEIQSMQEVVRQVVGSLGGIAQSVESVKETVHGVTHSAEEQKALTGGVVSSMRQARSNVEAINHNLEDMLIKAR, from the coding sequence ATGTTTCTATTCACGACCAACAGCCGTCATGAGAAGGCGAGGCTGGACGCGCTGGACCGGTCGCAGGCGGTGATCGAGTTCACGCTGGACGGGCTGGTGGTCGACGCCAACCGGAATTTCCTCGACGCGATGGGCTACAGCCTGGCGGAGATCAAGGGCCGTCCGCACAGCCTGTTCGTCGATCCCGAACAGGCGATCAGCACCGGATACCGGCAGTTCTGGAACGAGCTGCGGGCCGGCCGCTTCCAGACGGGGGAATTCCGGCGGATCGGCAAGGATGGCAAGGAGGTGTGGATCCGGGCCACCTACAATCCGATCCTGGGATTCGACGGCCGTCCGCAGGGGGTCGTGAAGTTCGCCAGCGTCATCACCGAGGAAAAGCTGAAATCCGCCGATGCGGAAGGCAAGCTCGCCGCGATCGGCCGGTCGCAGGCGATGATCGAGTTCGCGCTGGATGGCACGGTCCTGAGCGCCAACGATAATTTCCTGAGCCTGATGGGCTACCGGCTGGAGGAAATCCGGAACCGCCATCACCGGATCTTCGTCGATCCGGCGGAGGCGGCGAAGCCCGACTATGCCGCCTTCTGGGACGGGCTGCGCCGCGGCGAGTTCCGCAGCGCCCAGTTCAGGCGCCAGTCGAAGGACGGGCGCGAGGTGTGGATCCAGGCGACCTACGCCCCGATCCTCGACCCCGCCGGCCGGCCCTGGAAAGTCGTGAAGTTCGCCAGCGACATCACCGGACAGCACGACCGCGACGCCGATTTCCGCAGCCAGATCGAAGCGATCGGCCGGTCCCAGGCGGTCATCCAGTTCAAGACCGACGGCACCATCCTGGACGCCAACGCCAATTTCCTGAAGGCGATGCAGTACGAGCTGGACGAGGTCGTCGGCCGGAACCACAGCCTGTTCGTTTTCCCGGAATACCGGGAAACGCAGGAATACCGCGACTTCTGGGACATCCTGCGCAGCGGGCGCTTCCACAGCTCGCTCTACCGGCGCCGGGCCAAGGACGGGTCCGACGTCTGGATCAATGCCAGCTACAACCCGGTGCTGTCCGACGACGGCCAGGTGCAGAAGGTCGTCAAGTTCGCGACCAACGTCACCCCGATGATCAAGGCCCGGCTGGAAGCCATCCGCTTTTCCAAGGAGACGGTGCAGCAGGTCACGGCGGTTGCGGAGGCCATCGAACAGATGTGCGGCTCCGCCGGCCGGATTTCGGCGGACATCCTCAAATCCCGTGACGTGGTCGACGACATCGACCGCCGCACCGCCGAAGCCGACGCCGCGACCGGCCGGCTGAACGATGCCGCCGCCGCCATGGACGGGGTGGCGAAATTCATCGACTCGATCGCCTCGCAGATCAAGCTGCTGGCGTTGAACGCCACCATCGAGGCGGCCCGTGCCGGCGAGGCGGGGCGCGGCTTCGCCGTGGTGGCGACGGAGGTGAAGTCGCTCGCCGAGCAGACGACCTCCGCCACCGAGCGGATCGCCGTCGAGATCCAGTCGATGCAGGAGGTGGTGCGTCAGGTGGTCGGCAGCCTGGGCGGGATCGCGCAGTCGGTCGAAAGCGTCAAGGAAACGGTCCATGGCGTGACCCACAGCGCGGAGGAGCAGAAGGCGCTCACCGGCGGCGTGGTGTCCAGCATGCGGCAGGCCCGGAGCAACGTCGAGGCGATCAACCACAATCTGGAAGACATGCTGATCAAGGCCCGCTGA
- the gcl gene encoding glyoxylate carboligase gives MARMTAAEAAVRVLEREGIDVCFGVPGAAINPFYAAMQRRGTMRHVLARHVEGASHMAEGYTRAKAGNIGVCIGTSGPAGTDMITGLYSAIADSIPILCITGQAPRARLHKEDFQAINIADIARPVAKWAVTVLEPAQVPYVFQQAFHLMRSGRPGPVLIDLPIDVQMAEIEFDDEVYEPLPAYKPAATRQQVEKALAMFAAAERPLVVAGGGIVNADASDKLVEFAELLGVPVIPTLMGWGTIPDDHPLMAGMVGLQTAHRYGNATMLKSDFVLGIGNRWANRHTGSVEVYTKGRKFVHVDIEPTQIGRVFMPDLGIVSDAGAALELFIEVAREWKAEGRFKDLGGWVKDCQGRKRSMHRRSDFDQVPMKPQRVYQEMNSAFGQDTTYVTTIGLSQIAGAQFLHVYKPRHWINCGQAGPLGWTLPAALGVRVADPKRRIVALSGDYDFQFMIEELAVGAQHKLPYIHVLVNNAYLGLIRQAQRAFQMDFQVQLSFENINAPEIGVYGVDHVAVAQGLGCKAIRVTEPDRIQDAFAQAQAWMDEYQVPVVVELVLERVTNIAMGADIDNVTEFEETLDLPVEESETVLV, from the coding sequence ATGGCGAGAATGACGGCGGCGGAAGCGGCGGTGCGGGTGCTGGAGCGGGAGGGCATCGACGTCTGCTTCGGCGTCCCCGGCGCCGCGATCAACCCCTTCTACGCGGCGATGCAACGGCGCGGCACGATGCGCCATGTGCTGGCCCGCCATGTCGAGGGCGCCTCGCACATGGCCGAAGGCTACACCAGGGCTAAGGCCGGCAACATCGGCGTGTGCATCGGCACCTCCGGCCCGGCCGGCACCGACATGATCACCGGCCTCTATTCGGCGATCGCCGATTCCATCCCGATCCTGTGCATCACCGGCCAGGCGCCGCGCGCCCGCCTGCACAAGGAGGATTTCCAGGCGATCAATATCGCCGACATAGCCAGGCCGGTCGCCAAATGGGCAGTCACCGTGCTGGAGCCGGCCCAGGTGCCCTACGTCTTCCAGCAGGCCTTCCACCTGATGCGGTCGGGGCGGCCCGGCCCGGTGCTGATCGACCTGCCGATCGACGTCCAGATGGCCGAGATCGAGTTCGACGACGAGGTGTATGAGCCGTTGCCCGCCTACAAGCCGGCAGCCACCCGCCAGCAGGTCGAGAAGGCGCTGGCGATGTTCGCGGCGGCGGAGCGGCCGCTGGTGGTGGCCGGCGGCGGCATCGTCAACGCCGACGCCTCCGACAAGCTGGTGGAGTTCGCCGAACTGCTGGGCGTGCCGGTGATCCCGACCCTGATGGGCTGGGGCACCATCCCCGACGACCATCCGCTGATGGCCGGCATGGTCGGCTTGCAGACCGCCCACCGCTACGGCAACGCCACCATGCTGAAGTCCGACTTCGTGCTCGGCATCGGCAACCGCTGGGCCAACCGCCACACCGGGTCGGTCGAGGTCTACACCAAGGGCCGCAAGTTCGTGCATGTCGACATCGAGCCGACCCAGATCGGCCGCGTCTTCATGCCCGACCTCGGCATCGTGTCGGATGCCGGCGCCGCGCTCGAACTGTTCATCGAGGTGGCGCGCGAGTGGAAGGCGGAAGGGCGCTTCAAGGATCTGGGCGGCTGGGTCAAGGACTGCCAGGGCCGCAAGCGGTCGATGCACCGCCGCAGCGACTTCGACCAGGTGCCGATGAAGCCGCAGCGCGTCTATCAGGAGATGAACAGCGCCTTCGGCCAGGACACCACCTACGTCACCACCATCGGCCTGTCGCAGATCGCCGGTGCGCAGTTCCTGCACGTCTACAAGCCGCGCCACTGGATCAACTGCGGTCAGGCCGGCCCGCTGGGCTGGACCCTGCCGGCGGCGCTCGGCGTCCGCGTCGCCGATCCCAAGCGGCGCATCGTCGCGCTGTCCGGCGACTACGACTTCCAGTTCATGATCGAGGAGCTGGCGGTCGGCGCCCAGCACAAGCTGCCCTACATCCATGTGCTGGTGAACAACGCCTATCTCGGCCTGATCCGGCAGGCGCAGCGCGCCTTCCAGATGGATTTCCAGGTCCAGCTGTCCTTCGAGAACATCAATGCGCCGGAGATCGGCGTCTATGGCGTCGACCATGTCGCGGTGGCGCAGGGGCTGGGCTGCAAGGCGATCCGCGTCACCGAGCCCGACCGCATCCAGGACGCCTTCGCCCAGGCCCAGGCCTGGATGGACGAGTATCAGGTGCCGGTCGTCGTCGAGCTGGTGCTGGAGCGGGTGACCAACATCGCCATGGGCGCCGACATCGACAACGTCACCGAGTTCGAGGAGACGCTGGACCTGCCGGTCGAGGAGAGCGAGACCGTCCTGGTCTGA
- a CDS encoding NAD(P)(+) transhydrogenase (Re/Si-specific) subunit beta — METLSALLYLVASICFIMALRGLSSPETSRQGNIYGMVGMTIAILTTLASPIVQSYWMIVLGIAIGGGIGYVVAKKIEMTALPQLVAAFHSLVGLAAVFVALAAFYSPEAYGIGLRGAIAKGSLIEMALGTAVGAITFTGSIVAFAKLQGLVTGKPLVFPMQHPLNAALGVLTVILIGWLVQSNADAAMWLIVAVSLALGFLLILPIGGADMPVVISMLNSYSGWAACGIGFTLQNNLLIITGALVGSSGAILSYIMCKGMNRSIFNVILGGFGGEAAGAAAGAGAGPQGSVKAGSAEDAAYIMKNAQSVIVVPGYGMAVAQAQHALREMADALKHEGVDVKYAIHPVAGRMPGHMNVLLAEANVPYDEVFELEDINRDFGTADVAFVIGANDVTNPAAKTDPSSAIYGMPILDVERAKTVFFIKRGMAAGYAGVENELFFRPNTMMLFGDAKKVTEEVVKAMDA; from the coding sequence ATGGAAACCTTGTCGGCCCTTCTCTATCTGGTCGCCTCGATCTGCTTCATCATGGCGCTGCGCGGGCTCTCCAGCCCGGAGACCTCGCGCCAGGGCAACATCTACGGCATGGTCGGCATGACCATCGCCATCCTGACCACGCTCGCCTCGCCCATCGTGCAGTCCTATTGGATGATCGTGCTCGGCATCGCCATCGGCGGCGGCATCGGCTATGTCGTCGCCAAGAAGATCGAGATGACGGCGCTGCCCCAGCTGGTCGCCGCCTTCCATTCGCTGGTCGGCCTCGCCGCGGTGTTCGTCGCTCTGGCCGCCTTCTATTCGCCGGAGGCCTACGGCATCGGCCTGCGCGGCGCCATCGCCAAGGGCTCGCTGATCGAGATGGCGCTCGGCACCGCGGTCGGCGCCATCACCTTCACCGGCTCCATCGTCGCCTTCGCCAAGCTCCAGGGGCTGGTCACCGGCAAGCCGCTGGTCTTCCCGATGCAGCATCCGCTGAACGCGGCGCTGGGCGTGCTGACCGTCATCCTGATCGGCTGGCTGGTGCAGTCGAACGCCGATGCGGCCATGTGGCTGATCGTGGCGGTTTCCCTGGCGCTGGGCTTCCTGCTGATCCTCCCCATCGGCGGGGCGGACATGCCGGTGGTCATCTCGATGCTGAACAGCTATTCGGGCTGGGCGGCCTGCGGCATCGGCTTCACGCTTCAGAACAACCTGCTGATCATCACCGGCGCGCTGGTGGGTTCTTCGGGTGCGATCCTGTCCTACATCATGTGCAAGGGCATGAACCGCTCGATCTTCAACGTCATCCTCGGCGGCTTCGGCGGCGAGGCGGCCGGGGCTGCCGCCGGGGCCGGCGCCGGTCCGCAAGGGTCGGTCAAGGCCGGCTCGGCCGAGGATGCCGCCTACATCATGAAGAACGCGCAATCGGTGATCGTGGTGCCCGGCTACGGCATGGCGGTGGCCCAGGCCCAGCATGCGCTGCGCGAGATGGCCGATGCGCTGAAGCATGAGGGCGTCGACGTGAAATACGCCATCCATCCGGTGGCGGGCCGCATGCCCGGCCACATGAACGTGCTGCTGGCCGAGGCCAACGTCCCCTATGACGAGGTGTTCGAACTGGAGGATATCAACCGCGACTTCGGCACGGCGGACGTCGCCTTCGTCATCGGCGCCAATGACGTGACCAACCCGGCGGCCAAGACCGACCCGTCGAGCGCCATCTACGGCATGCCGATCCTCGACGTGGAGAGGGCCAAGACGGTGTTCTTCATCAAGCGCGGCATGGCGGCGGGCTATGCCGGCGTCGAGAACGAGCTGTTCTTCCGGCCCAACACCATGATGCTGTTCGGCGACGCCAAGAAGGTCACCGAAGAGGTCGTCAAGGCGATGGACGCGTAG
- the puuE gene encoding allantoinase PuuE yields the protein MTDTAYPRDMIGYGATPPQANWPGGARVAVQFVINYEEGGENCVLHGDAASEAFLSEIVGAQPIPGARHMNMESIYEYGSRAGFWRLHRLFTERRLPVTVYGVAMALERNPEIVAAMKAAGWEIATHGWRWIDYQHLPAEVEREHMLRAIEVHTRVTGERPLGWYLGRCSPNTWRLVAEEGGFVYNADSYADDLPYWDDSHGRPQLIVPYTLDANDMRFATNQGFNSGDQFFAYLKDSFDTLYAEGETAPKMMSIGLHCRLVGRPGRAAALARFLDYVQGHDKAWVATRLDIARHWIAEHPYAAK from the coding sequence ATGACCGACACCGCATATCCCCGCGACATGATCGGCTATGGCGCCACACCGCCACAGGCCAACTGGCCGGGAGGCGCCCGCGTCGCGGTGCAGTTCGTCATCAATTACGAGGAGGGCGGCGAGAATTGCGTCCTCCATGGCGATGCCGCGTCGGAGGCCTTCCTGTCGGAGATCGTCGGCGCCCAGCCGATCCCCGGCGCCCGCCACATGAACATGGAGTCGATCTACGAATACGGCTCGCGCGCCGGCTTCTGGCGGCTGCATCGCCTGTTCACCGAACGCAGGCTGCCGGTCACCGTCTACGGCGTCGCCATGGCGCTGGAGCGCAACCCGGAAATCGTCGCCGCGATGAAGGCCGCCGGGTGGGAGATCGCGACCCATGGCTGGCGCTGGATCGACTATCAGCATCTGCCGGCCGAGGTCGAACGCGAGCACATGCTGCGCGCCATCGAGGTTCATACCCGGGTCACCGGGGAACGCCCGCTCGGCTGGTATCTCGGCCGCTGCAGCCCCAACACCTGGCGGCTGGTCGCGGAGGAGGGCGGCTTCGTCTACAACGCCGATTCCTACGCCGACGACCTGCCCTATTGGGACGACAGCCATGGCCGGCCGCAGCTGATCGTGCCCTACACGCTCGACGCCAACGACATGCGCTTCGCCACCAACCAGGGCTTCAACAGCGGCGACCAGTTCTTCGCCTATCTGAAGGACAGCTTCGACACGCTCTATGCCGAGGGTGAGACGGCGCCGAAGATGATGTCGATCGGGCTGCATTGCCGTCTGGTCGGCCGTCCCGGCCGCGCCGCGGCGCTCGCCCGCTTCCTCGATTACGTGCAGGGCCATGACAAGGCATGGGTGGCGACCCGGCTCGACATCGCCCGCCACTGGATCGCCGAACACCCCTACGCCGCGAAGTGA